From Drosophila virilis strain 15010-1051.87 chromosome X, Dvir_AGI_RSII-ME, whole genome shotgun sequence, the proteins below share one genomic window:
- the Bcat gene encoding branched-chain-amino-acid aminotransferase isoform X2, producing the protein MKAYRGIDGKIRIFRPDMNMARMNLAAQRSGLPTFEGREFVKCLSRLLSIDSEWVPHTEAASLYIRPTLIGIDPTLGVASSDSALLYSILSPVGSYFKTGSNGAVSLLADPSYTRAWPGGVGNRKMGSNYAPTINVQKEAAARGLQQVLWLYGEDHQLTEVGTMNIFMFYVNDQGEQELITPPLNGLILPGITRDSILAMARQWGKFKVREGVFTMPMISELLNQGRLLELFGTGTACVVSPINRINYMGQDLYIPTMEQEKPVHELIRETLTDIQYGKVDHPWAVVID; encoded by the exons ATGAAGGCGTACCGCGGCATCGATGGCAAGATTCGCATTTTCCGGCCGGACATGAATATGGCTCGCATGAATCTGGCCGCGCAGCGTTCCGGCCTGCCCACATTCGAGGGCAGGGAGTTTGTCAAATGCCTGTCCCGTCTGCTCTCCATTGACTCCGAGTGGGTGCCACACACGGAAGCCGCCAGCCTTTACATCCGACCCACACTAATTGGCATCGAT CCCACCTTAGGCGTCGCCTCATCCGATTCGGCGCTGCTCTACTCCATACTCAGCCCCGTGGGCAGCTACTTCAAGACTGGCAGCAACGGCGCCGTCTCCCTACTGGCGGATCCCAGCTACACACGCGCCTGGCCCGGCGGCGTTGGCAATCGCAAAATGGGCTCCAACTATGCACCCACCATTAACGTACAAAAGGAGGCCGCCGCACGCGGACTCCAGCAGGTGCTCTGGCTATATGGCGAGGATCATCAGCTGACCGAGGTGGGCACCATGAACATCTTCATGTTCTATGTCAACGATCAAGGAG AACAAGAACTGATTACCCCGCCCCTGAATGGCCTCATACTGCCGGGCATCACGCGCGACTCGATTCTGGCCATGGCCCGACAATGGGGCAAGTTCAAGGTGCGCGAAGGTGTCTTCACCATGCCCATGATCAGCGAGCTGCTCAACCAGGGACGC CTGCTGGAACTGTTCGGCACGGGCACCGCCTGCGTGGTCAGTCCCATTAATCGCATCAACTATATGGGCCAGGATCTGTATATACCCACCATGGAGCAGGAGAAGCCCGTGCATGAGCTCATCCGCGAGACACTCACCGATATACAGTACGGCAAGGTGGATCATCCCTGGGCCGTGGTCATTGACTAA
- the Ype gene encoding protein yippee — protein sequence MGRIFLEHLGGLKLFNCAQCHTNLTNRSQLISTRFTGATGRAYLFKRVVNLTFSAIQERVMLTGRHMVRDVMCKNCGAKLGWMYEFATEETQKYKEGRVILEYALINEAEGFPSEAGGTSH from the exons ATGGGCCGCATCTTTCTGGAGCACCTTGGCGGCCTCAAGCTGTTCAACTGCGCCCAATGCCACACCAATTTGACCAATCGCAGCCAATTAATCAGCACACGCTTCACTGGCGCCACGG GACGCGCCTATCTGTTTAAGCGCGTGGTCAACTTGACGTTCAGCGCCATACAGGAGCGTGTGATGCTTACGGGCCGTCATATGGTGCGCGATGTTATGTGCAAGAACTGTGGCGCCAAGCTCGGCTGGATGTATGAGTTTGCCACCGAGGAGACGCAAAA ATACAAAGAGGGTCGCGTCATTCTCGAATATGCACTGATCAATGAGGCGGAGGGCTTTCCATCGGAGGCGGGCGGCACCAGCCACTGA
- the LOC6636141 gene encoding mpv17-like protein 2, which yields MYLLRRKLRILLSRGSYSIFRHAATGAGGGAGAGVRSGTLQKMREWHSSAFSNKFLLFTNVGISLTLSSVGDILEQQLELYNNEIETYSSTRTRHMATSGVAVGIICHYWYQMLDKYLPGRSMRVVAKKIVLDQLICSPLYISAFFVTLGILERKDAHEVWEEIKEKAWKLYAAEWTVWPVAQFVNFYWIPTHYRIFYDNVISLGYDVFTSKVKHSPSHLPMTTATSSTMKKLTTQQA from the coding sequence ATGTACCTCCTGCGACGAAAACTACGAATCCTGCTCTCCCGGGGCAGCTACAGCATATTCCGGCATGCGGCGACGGGAGCTGGAggcggcgccggcgccggTGTCAGATCTGGAACACTGCAGAAAATGCGCGAATGGCATAGCAGCGCATTTAGCAATAAATTTCTACTATTTACCAATGTTGGCATCTCGCTAACGCTCAGCTCGGTGGGCGACATTCTCGAACAGCAGCTGGAGTTGTACAATAACGAGATCGAGACATACAGCAGCACACGCACCCGGCACATGGCGACGAGCGGCGTGGCCGTTGGCATCATATGCCATTATTGGTATCAGATGCTGGACAAATATCTGCCCGGTCGCAGCATgcgtgtggtggccaaaaagATTGTTCTCGATCAATTGATCTGTTCGCCGCTCTACATATCCGCCTTCTTTGTGACGCTGGGCATACTGGAGAGAAAGGACGCGCACGAGGTGTGGGAGGAGATCAAGGAGAAGGCCTGGAAGCTCTATGCAGCCGAATGGACCGTCTGGCCGGTGGCGCAGTTCGTCAACTTCTACTGGATACCCACACACTATCGCATCTTCTACGATAATGTGATCAGTCTCGGCTACGATGTGTTCACATCGAAGGTGAAGCATTCACCCTCACATCTGCCCATGACCACCGCCACATCGTCGACCATGAAGAAGCTGACAACGCAACAGGCCTAG
- the Rbp1-like gene encoding RNA-binding protein 1 — MPRYREWDLACKVYVGNLGSSASKHEIENAFSKYGPLRNVWVARNPPGFAFVEFEDRRDAEDATRGLDGTRCCGTRIRVEMSSGRSREGRGGGGGGGGGGGRRGGRSGSGGGGGAAARAGDAGGRYRSRSPRRSRTRSRSFSRDRRSRSDSRDRH, encoded by the exons ATGCCCCGCTATCGTGAATGGGATTTGGCCTGCAAAGTCTACGTGGGCAATCTGGGCTCCTCGGCCTCCAAACATGAGATTGAGAACGCGTTCAGCAAATACGGACCTCTGCGCAACGTGTGGGTCGCCCGCAATCCGCCTGGCTTTGCCTTCGTCGAGTTCGAGGATCGTCGCGATGCTGAGGATGCGACACGCGGTCTTGACGGCACACGCTGCTGTGGCACACGCATACGCGTCGAAATGTCCTCTGGCCGTTCGCGCGAAGGacgcggtggcggcggcggcggtggcggcggagGTGGCCGTCGTGGCGGCCGCAGCGGtagcggtggcggcggcggtgcaGCTGCTCGCGCTGGCGATGCTGGTGGACGTTATAG GTCACGCTCCCCGAGACGTTCAAGGACACGCAGTCGCAGTTTCTCACGGGATCGACGCAGCCGCTCGGACTCGAGGGATCGCCACTAG
- the Bcat gene encoding branched-chain-amino-acid aminotransferase, cytosolic isoform X1, translating into MTTKMAINAKDIFRNQHRLIRFIEQSIRLCSNQSLKTAQQQQQKSAAPDFEISASVNTEYTHAPEPIKHDKDLGHLFKASQLAVRLATPQQLQPKPDNDEELGFGKLFTDHMLKIYYHKSLGGWQKPEITPLENLVMHPAAKVLHYAVELFEGMKAYRGIDGKIRIFRPDMNMARMNLAAQRSGLPTFEGREFVKCLSRLLSIDSEWVPHTEAASLYIRPTLIGIDPTLGVASSDSALLYSILSPVGSYFKTGSNGAVSLLADPSYTRAWPGGVGNRKMGSNYAPTINVQKEAAARGLQQVLWLYGEDHQLTEVGTMNIFMFYVNDQGEQELITPPLNGLILPGITRDSILAMARQWGKFKVREGVFTMPMISELLNQGRLLELFGTGTACVVSPINRINYMGQDLYIPTMEQEKPVHELIRETLTDIQYGKVDHPWAVVID; encoded by the exons ATGACGACCAAAATGGCCATAAATGCAAAG GATATATTCCGCAACCAGCATCGGCTGATCCGGTTCATCGAGCAGTCGATACGGCTGTGCAGCAATCAATCCCTGAAGAcggcccagcagcagcagcagaagagcGCTGCGCCAGACTTTGAGATTAGCGCCTCGGTCAATACGGAATACACACATGCGCCGGAGCCGATCAAGCATGACAAGGATCTGGGCCATTTGTTCAAGGCATCACAGCTGGCCGTGCGGCTGGCgacgccgcagcagctgcagcccaAGCCGGACAACGATGAGGAGCTCGGCTTTGGCAAACTCTTTACGGATCACATGCTCAAAATCTATTATCACAAGAGCCTGGGCGGCTGGCAGAAGCCGGAGATAACGCCGCTGGAGAATCTGGTCATGCATCCGGCCGCCAAGGTGCTGCACTATGCCGTCGAG CTCTTTGAGGGCATGAAGGCGTACCGCGGCATCGATGGCAAGATTCGCATTTTCCGGCCGGACATGAATATGGCTCGCATGAATCTGGCCGCGCAGCGTTCCGGCCTGCCCACATTCGAGGGCAGGGAGTTTGTCAAATGCCTGTCCCGTCTGCTCTCCATTGACTCCGAGTGGGTGCCACACACGGAAGCCGCCAGCCTTTACATCCGACCCACACTAATTGGCATCGAT CCCACCTTAGGCGTCGCCTCATCCGATTCGGCGCTGCTCTACTCCATACTCAGCCCCGTGGGCAGCTACTTCAAGACTGGCAGCAACGGCGCCGTCTCCCTACTGGCGGATCCCAGCTACACACGCGCCTGGCCCGGCGGCGTTGGCAATCGCAAAATGGGCTCCAACTATGCACCCACCATTAACGTACAAAAGGAGGCCGCCGCACGCGGACTCCAGCAGGTGCTCTGGCTATATGGCGAGGATCATCAGCTGACCGAGGTGGGCACCATGAACATCTTCATGTTCTATGTCAACGATCAAGGAG AACAAGAACTGATTACCCCGCCCCTGAATGGCCTCATACTGCCGGGCATCACGCGCGACTCGATTCTGGCCATGGCCCGACAATGGGGCAAGTTCAAGGTGCGCGAAGGTGTCTTCACCATGCCCATGATCAGCGAGCTGCTCAACCAGGGACGC CTGCTGGAACTGTTCGGCACGGGCACCGCCTGCGTGGTCAGTCCCATTAATCGCATCAACTATATGGGCCAGGATCTGTATATACCCACCATGGAGCAGGAGAAGCCCGTGCATGAGCTCATCCGCGAGACACTCACCGATATACAGTACGGCAAGGTGGATCATCCCTGGGCCGTGGTCATTGACTAA
- the Tim9a gene encoding mitochondrial import inner membrane translocase subunit Tim9: MAKSPETVSLDQLDKDQMKTFSDFLMSYNKLSEMCFTDCVRDFTSRDVKDSEEKCSLNCMEKYLKMNQRVSQRFQEFQMIANENALAMAQKTNKL, from the exons ATGGCTAAAAGCCCCGAAACCGTTTCTCTGGACCAACTGGACAAGGATCAAATGAAAACG TTTTCAGATTTCCTAATGTCCTACAACAAACTTTCCGAAATGTGCTTTACGGACTGTGTACGCGATTTCACATCACGCGATGTCAAAGACTCTGAG GAGAAATGCTCGCTGAATTGCATGGAAAAGTACCTGAAGATGAACCAGCGTGTATCGCAGCGCTTCCAGGAATTCCAAATGATTGCCAACGAGAATGCTTTAGCCATGGCCCAGAAGACCAATAAGCTGTAG